From one Anopheles cruzii chromosome 3, idAnoCruzAS_RS32_06, whole genome shotgun sequence genomic stretch:
- the LOC128274187 gene encoding uncharacterized protein LOC128274187, with amino-acid sequence MACEWDINDAHIPFMQDITYDKFNEWSDGHVRYVYLPTEDHARKHISGWAMRNTNNHNVSILKKSCLGVLVCSARCKLPNGGQIHLRPAICDKARRKQQGRACPNRNCKAGRLEVLACRGHCGYPVTHYWRHTERAIFFQAKGTHDHPKPESKTSSETRKIIGSSGKVKSKKLSVLLLRDAALGNKLMSLKTSKPPSGPEILQPPPLIPDTSYVETSKCVICTRTPCVCRTKNNSIPPTASLDKVNDPSVPFFDVAGHQVPQSNHLQHSSALQWSSYDAPIESFSNGINSYETNPMGQCAQTIGNSGCHTRTGLVNDCFHPEEIFQLDQPLRQQGSGPAIQPLNHLPATPTTLLDLGSGAIYKKCNQINTDYIFGSTAGDGYNNHESSCSYGAPAPLMASDGHCTGPNGLELGTTIASGKYFSNDAYGLPSEEGASKELLRSIKKEGTTSVKQSFNESSFGAHSRPRPYDCDQSHYKKTAGFSYRATSGGTYFTHNNNSHSIVNQNSVDSVAAKPATYEHLQHHPQDHSQSNSGVNYGYQSDTTTVSTSTASTNPVIGTYEQPYAGGGGYVGTGAAMPSITASPRAPQPEVHYSTGVYGTGDNYRYNGNYIKGSQAVHSAGPFQAASVQQMHPELPLAAYEFY; translated from the exons ATGGCCTGCGAATGGGACATCAATGATGCACACATTCCCTTCATGCAGGACATCACGTACGATAAGTTCAACGAGTGGTCCGACGGCCACGTGCGATACGTCTACCTCCCAACGGAGGATCACGCCCGGAAACACATCTCTGGCTGGGCGATGCGAAATACCAACAACCACAACGTGAGCATCCTGAAGAAGAGCTGTCTCGGAGTGCTGGTGTGCTCGGCCCGCTGCAAActgccgaacggtggccagaTCCACCTTCGGCCCGCGATCTGTGATAAAGCGCGCCGGAAGCAGCAAGGACGCGCgtgcccgaaccgaaactgCAAAGCTGGCCGCCTGGAGGTGCTGGCCTGTCGAGGGCACTGTGGCTATCCGGTGACGCACTACTGGCGTCACACCGAGCGGGCCATCTTCTTCCAGGCGAAGGGCACCCACGACCACCCGAAGCCGGAGTCGAAGACATCGAGTGAAACGAGGAAAATCATCGGCAGCAGTGGAAAGGTTAAAAGCAAGAAGCTTTCAGTACTACTGTTAAGGGATGCCGCCCTCGGCAACAAG CTAATGTCCTTAAAGACCTCGAAGCCACCATCAGGGCCAGAGATACTGCAGCCTCCTCCGCTTATTCCGGACACGAGTTATG TTGAGACCTCTAAATGCGTAATTTGCACACGAACGCCATGCGTTTGccgaacgaaaaacaacagcatCCCGCCGACAGCTTCGCTGGACAAGGTCAACGATCCGAGTGTCCCGTTCTTCGATGTGGCTGGCCATCAAGTGCCACAAAGCAATCACCTGCAGCATTCCAGTGCACTTCAATGGTCGTCGTACGACGCACCGATCGAGTCCTTCTCTAATGGCATCAACTCCTATGAGACCAATCCTATGGGCCAGTGCGCCCAGACGATCGGTAACAGTGGTTGCCACACTCGGACTGGGCTGGTAAACGACTGCTTCCATCCGGAAGAGATTTTCCAGCTCGACCAACCACTCCGCCAGCAAGGAAGCGGTCCAGCCATTCAACCACTCAACCACCTGCCAGCCACTCCGACGACGCTACTCGACCTGGGCAGTGGAGCGATCTACAAGAAGTGTAACCAAATCAACACCGACTACATTTTCGGTAGTACGGCCGGCGATGGCTATAACAACCACGAATCGTCCTGCTCCTACGGAGCTCCTGCACCTCTAATGGCCAGCGACGGACACTGTACTGGACCGAATGGGTTAGAACTGGGCACGACCATCGCCAGTGGCAAGTACTTCTCCAACGACGCGTATGGCCTACCGAGCGAAGAGGGAGCGTCGAAAGAACTGCTAAGGAGCATAAAGAAAGAGGGCACCACCAGCGTGAAACAGTCGTTCAACGAGTCCTCTTTCGGGGCTCACTCCCGACCACGACCTTACGACTGTGATCAGAGTCACTACAAAAAGACGGCTGGCTTCAGCTATAGAGCCACATCGGGCGGAACGTATTTCACTCACAATAACAACAGCCACAGTATTGTCAACCAGAACTCGGTCGACTCGGTTGCCGCGAAACCTGCGACCTACGAACATCTTCAGCACCATCCGCAGGATCATTCGCAGTCCAACAGTGGCGTCAATTATGGCTATCAATCAGATACGACGACGGTCTCGACGAGCACCGCCAGCACGAATCCAGTGATCGGTACTTACGAGCAGCCTTACGCGGGTGGCGGAGGCTATGTGGGCACTGGTGCCGCGATGCCCTCGATAACGGCATCCCCTAGAGCTCCCCAACCGGAGGTACACTATTCCACCGGGGTCTACGGTACAGGCGATAATTATCGGTACAATGGCAATTACATTAAGGGCTCCCAGGCTGTGCACAGCGCGGGACCATTTCAGGCAGCGTCCGTGCAGCAGATGCATCCCGAGCTTCCTTTGGCCGCGTATGAATTCTACTAA